In Candidatus Margulisiibacteriota bacterium, the genomic window CCAGCGCGCGCCGGCGCAATTCCGCGCAGACCGCGCCGGAAGCACAGACCAGCCCCAGCATATAACCCAGCCCCTGCCGCCGGACAAAGATCCGCGGATATTGCGCGACGAGTTTAGCGCAGGCTTCCTCGACAGTTTTTATTTTGGCAGGCATCTGCGGTATTTCCCGCAGGAGAATATCCACGGTCGCGCTGCCAGCGGCGCAGGCTACCGGATTGCCGGTAAATGTTCCGCCGTGCGCCGAAGTTTTCCAGGCGTTAGAAATTTCCTCTTTCAGAACCACCGCGCCCAGCGGAAAACCGGAGGCAATGCCTTTGGCCAGCGCCATGATGTCCGGCTCAAGACCGTACCATTCGCAGGCAAACATTTTGCCCGTGCGGCCAAAACCGCTCTGCACTTCATCGACGATAAAATATATTTTATTTTGCGCGCAGTACGCGCGCAGTTTCCGGACAAAATCCCTGTCGCGCGCCGCATAGCCGCCCTCGCCCATAACCAGCTCGATGATGACCGCGGCGATATTACCGTTGTTCAACCGGGCAATGGCGTCCAAGTCGGCCTCGGCAATGAAGCTATTTGGCAGCAGCTCGCCGTAGCCGTCGCGGTAAGATTTTTTTGTCGTGACCGACAGCGCGCCCATCGTGCGGCCGTGAAATTCGCCCTGTAGCGTAATGACGCCGCTTTTGCCGGAAACATACTTGGCGGCCTTGAGCGCGCCTTCGACCGCTTCTGAGCCGGACTGCGTGAGAAAAAACCGCGCATCTTTGATTGGCACAATTTTTTGCAGTTTTTCGGCCAGCTCGATATTGGCGGAAATATAAGTGACTCCGGCGCAGTTATGAATGATCTTTCTGGTCTGCTCCACCACGGCGCGCACGACTTCAGGGTGGCAGTGTCCGGTAGCCGTGACCGCGATGCCGGAAGCAAAGTCCAGATAAGCCCGGCCGTCCAGCCCGTAGAGATACGCGCCGGCACCGTGATCGATCTCCAGTTCGGTAAAATGGGAAAGGACACGGGATAAAACCTTGCCGCTGCGCTCCACTAAATTCATGCTGTCATTTTAGCATAGATACAATCAATGCATCACGCAGGAAATTCTTTAGGCCAAAAATATTACGCACATCTTCTAATATAGATCAGCGCGTAGGACTGCGGCTCGATATTGAGCGCGCTCGCTGTAGTCG contains:
- a CDS encoding aminotransferase class III-fold pyridoxal phosphate-dependent enzyme; the encoded protein is MNLVERSGKVLSRVLSHFTELEIDHGAGAYLYGLDGRAYLDFASGIAVTATGHCHPEVVRAVVEQTRKIIHNCAGVTYISANIELAEKLQKIVPIKDARFFLTQSGSEAVEGALKAAKYVSGKSGVITLQGEFHGRTMGALSVTTKKSYRDGYGELLPNSFIAEADLDAIARLNNGNIAAVIIELVMGEGGYAARDRDFVRKLRAYCAQNKIYFIVDEVQSGFGRTGKMFACEWYGLEPDIMALAKGIASGFPLGAVVLKEEISNAWKTSAHGGTFTGNPVACAAGSATVDILLREIPQMPAKIKTVEEACAKLVAQYPRIFVRRQGLGYMLGLVCASGAVCAELRRRALANSLLLISAGAESEIIRLAYPVTATIPELEKGFAIIAQTAGEM